A window of the Capricornis sumatraensis isolate serow.1 chromosome 9, serow.2, whole genome shotgun sequence genome harbors these coding sequences:
- the PIN1 gene encoding peptidyl-prolyl cis-trans isomerase NIMA-interacting 1, translating into MADEEKLPPGWEKRMSRSSGRVYYFNHITNASQWERPSGNSSGSGKNGQGEPTRVRCSHLLVKHSQSRRPSSWRQEKITRTKEEALELINGYIQKIKSGEEDFESLASQFSDCSSAKARGDLGAFSRGQMQKPFEDASFALRTGEMSGPVFTDSGIHIILRTE; encoded by the exons ATGGCGGACGAGGAGAAGCTGCCGCCCGGCTGGGAGAAGCGTATGAGCCGCAGCTCAG GCCGGGTGTACTACTTCAATCACATCACTAATGCCAGCCAGTGGGAGCGGCCAAGTGGCAACAGCAGTGGCAGCGGCAAAAATGGACAAGGGGAGCCCACCAGGGTCCGCTGCTCACACCTGCTGGTCAAGCACAGCCAGTCACGGCGACCCTCATCCTGGCGGCAGGAGAAGATCACCCGAACCAAGGAGGAGGCCCTGGAGCTGATCAATG GCTACATCCAGAAGATTAAGTCTGGAGAGGAGGACTTTGAATCTCTGGCCTCACAGTTCAGCGACTGCAGCTCCGCCAAGGCCAGGGGAGACCTGGGTGCCTTCAGCAGAG GTCAGATGCAGAAGCCATTTGAAGACGCCTCCTTCGCGCTGCGGACAGGGGAGATGAGCGGGCCCGTGTTCACAGATTCGGGCATCCACATCATCCTTCGCACGGAGTGA
- the OLFM2 gene encoding noelin-2 isoform X2 — MSVPLLKIGAVLSTMAMVTNWMSQTLPSLVGLNGTVSRAGASEKITLFQSPEEGWQLYTSAQAPDGKCICTAVIPAQSTCSRDGRSRELRQLMEKVQNVSQSMEVLELRTYRDLQYVRSMETLMRSLDARLRAADGSLSAKSFQELKDRMTELLPLSSVLEQYKADTRTIVRLREEVRNLSGSLASIQEEMGAYGYEDLQQRVMALEARLHACAQKLGCGKLTGVSNPITIRAMGSRFGSWMTDTMAPSADSRVWYMDGYYKGRRVLEFRTLGDFIKGQNFIQHLLPQPWAGTGHVVYNGSLFYNKYQSNVVVKYHFRSRSVLVQRSLPGAGYNNTFPYSWGGFSDMDFMVDESGLWAVYTTNQNAGNIVVSRLDPHTLEVVRSWDTGYPKRSAGEAFMICGVLYVTNSHLAGAKVYFAYFTNTSSYEYTDVPFHNQYSHISMLDYNPRERALYTWNNGHQVLYNVTLFHVISTAGDP; from the exons ACCCTCTTCCAAAGCCCAGAGGAAGGCTGGCAGCTGTACACCTCAGCCCAGGCCCCCGACGGGAAATGCATCTGCACGGCTGTGATCCCTGCGCAAAGCACCTGCTCCCGAGACGGCCGGAGCCGGGAGCTGCGGCAGCTGATGGAGAAG GTTCAGAACGTCTCCCAGTCTATGGAGGTTCTTGAGTTGCGGACGTATCGGGACCTCCAGTACGTGCGCAGCATGGAGACCCTCATGCGGAGCCTGGATGCACGGCTCCGGGCAGCCGACGGGTCCCTCTCAGCCAAGAGCTTCCAG GAGCTGAAGGACAGGATGACAGAGCTGTTGCCGCTGAGCTCGGTCCTGGAACAGTACAAGGCAGACACACGGACCATCGTGCGCCTGCGAGAGGAGGTGAGGAATCTCTCCGGCAGCCTTGCCAGCATCCAGGAGGAGATGGGCGCCTACGGCTATGAGGACCTGCAGCAGCGAGTGATGGCCCTGGAGGCCCGGCTCCACGCCTGTGCCCAGAAGCTGG gctgtgGGAAGCTGACCGGGGTCAGTAACCCCATCACCATTCGGGCCATGGGGTCCCGCTTTGGCTCCTGGATGACGGACACGATGGCCCCCAGCGCCGACAGCCGG GTCTGGTACATGGATGGCTATTACAAGGGCCGGCGTGTCCTGGAGTTCCGCACTCTGGGAGACTTCATCAAGGGTCAGAACTTTATCCAGCACCTGCTGCCCCAGCCGTGGGCTGGCACCGGCCACGTGGTGTACAACGGCTCTCTGTTCTACAACAAGTACCAGAGCAACGTGGTGGTCAAGTACCACTTCCGCTCTCGCTCCGTGCTGGTGCAGCGGAGCCTCCCCGGGGCAGGCTACAACAACACCTTCCCCTACTCCTGGGGTGGCTTCTCGGACATGGACTTCATGGTGGACGAGAGCGGGCTCTGGGCCGTGTACACCACCAACCAGAATGCAGGCAACATCGTGGTCAGCCGGCTGGACCCGCACACCCTGGAGGTCGTGCGCTCGTGGGACACCGGCTACCCCAAGCGCAGTGCCGGCGAGGCCTTCATGATCTGCGGCGTGCTCTATGTGACCAACTCCCACCTGGCCGGGGCCAAGGTCTACTTTGCCTACTTCACCAACACGTCCAGTTATGAGTACACGGACGTGCCCTTCCACAACCAGTATTCCCACATCTCCATGCTGGATTACAACCCCCGGGAGCGGGCCCTCTACACCTGGAACAACGGCCACCAGGTGCTCTACAACGTCACCCTCTTCCATGTCATCAGCACCGCCGGGGACCCCTAG
- the OLFM2 gene encoding noelin-2 isoform X3 translates to MGAEVTQLLVAHPEEGWQLYTSAQAPDGKCICTAVIPAQSTCSRDGRSRELRQLMEKVQNVSQSMEVLELRTYRDLQYVRSMETLMRSLDARLRAADGSLSAKSFQELKDRMTELLPLSSVLEQYKADTRTIVRLREEVRNLSGSLASIQEEMGAYGYEDLQQRVMALEARLHACAQKLGCGKLTGVSNPITIRAMGSRFGSWMTDTMAPSADSRVWYMDGYYKGRRVLEFRTLGDFIKGQNFIQHLLPQPWAGTGHVVYNGSLFYNKYQSNVVVKYHFRSRSVLVQRSLPGAGYNNTFPYSWGGFSDMDFMVDESGLWAVYTTNQNAGNIVVSRLDPHTLEVVRSWDTGYPKRSAGEAFMICGVLYVTNSHLAGAKVYFAYFTNTSSYEYTDVPFHNQYSHISMLDYNPRERALYTWNNGHQVLYNVTLFHVISTAGDP, encoded by the exons CCCAGAGGAAGGCTGGCAGCTGTACACCTCAGCCCAGGCCCCCGACGGGAAATGCATCTGCACGGCTGTGATCCCTGCGCAAAGCACCTGCTCCCGAGACGGCCGGAGCCGGGAGCTGCGGCAGCTGATGGAGAAG GTTCAGAACGTCTCCCAGTCTATGGAGGTTCTTGAGTTGCGGACGTATCGGGACCTCCAGTACGTGCGCAGCATGGAGACCCTCATGCGGAGCCTGGATGCACGGCTCCGGGCAGCCGACGGGTCCCTCTCAGCCAAGAGCTTCCAG GAGCTGAAGGACAGGATGACAGAGCTGTTGCCGCTGAGCTCGGTCCTGGAACAGTACAAGGCAGACACACGGACCATCGTGCGCCTGCGAGAGGAGGTGAGGAATCTCTCCGGCAGCCTTGCCAGCATCCAGGAGGAGATGGGCGCCTACGGCTATGAGGACCTGCAGCAGCGAGTGATGGCCCTGGAGGCCCGGCTCCACGCCTGTGCCCAGAAGCTGG gctgtgGGAAGCTGACCGGGGTCAGTAACCCCATCACCATTCGGGCCATGGGGTCCCGCTTTGGCTCCTGGATGACGGACACGATGGCCCCCAGCGCCGACAGCCGG GTCTGGTACATGGATGGCTATTACAAGGGCCGGCGTGTCCTGGAGTTCCGCACTCTGGGAGACTTCATCAAGGGTCAGAACTTTATCCAGCACCTGCTGCCCCAGCCGTGGGCTGGCACCGGCCACGTGGTGTACAACGGCTCTCTGTTCTACAACAAGTACCAGAGCAACGTGGTGGTCAAGTACCACTTCCGCTCTCGCTCCGTGCTGGTGCAGCGGAGCCTCCCCGGGGCAGGCTACAACAACACCTTCCCCTACTCCTGGGGTGGCTTCTCGGACATGGACTTCATGGTGGACGAGAGCGGGCTCTGGGCCGTGTACACCACCAACCAGAATGCAGGCAACATCGTGGTCAGCCGGCTGGACCCGCACACCCTGGAGGTCGTGCGCTCGTGGGACACCGGCTACCCCAAGCGCAGTGCCGGCGAGGCCTTCATGATCTGCGGCGTGCTCTATGTGACCAACTCCCACCTGGCCGGGGCCAAGGTCTACTTTGCCTACTTCACCAACACGTCCAGTTATGAGTACACGGACGTGCCCTTCCACAACCAGTATTCCCACATCTCCATGCTGGATTACAACCCCCGGGAGCGGGCCCTCTACACCTGGAACAACGGCCACCAGGTGCTCTACAACGTCACCCTCTTCCATGTCATCAGCACCGCCGGGGACCCCTAG
- the OLFM2 gene encoding noelin-2 isoform X4 has translation MEKVQNVSQSMEVLELRTYRDLQYVRSMETLMRSLDARLRAADGSLSAKSFQELKDRMTELLPLSSVLEQYKADTRTIVRLREEVRNLSGSLASIQEEMGAYGYEDLQQRVMALEARLHACAQKLGCGKLTGVSNPITIRAMGSRFGSWMTDTMAPSADSRVWYMDGYYKGRRVLEFRTLGDFIKGQNFIQHLLPQPWAGTGHVVYNGSLFYNKYQSNVVVKYHFRSRSVLVQRSLPGAGYNNTFPYSWGGFSDMDFMVDESGLWAVYTTNQNAGNIVVSRLDPHTLEVVRSWDTGYPKRSAGEAFMICGVLYVTNSHLAGAKVYFAYFTNTSSYEYTDVPFHNQYSHISMLDYNPRERALYTWNNGHQVLYNVTLFHVISTAGDP, from the exons ATGGAGAAG GTTCAGAACGTCTCCCAGTCTATGGAGGTTCTTGAGTTGCGGACGTATCGGGACCTCCAGTACGTGCGCAGCATGGAGACCCTCATGCGGAGCCTGGATGCACGGCTCCGGGCAGCCGACGGGTCCCTCTCAGCCAAGAGCTTCCAG GAGCTGAAGGACAGGATGACAGAGCTGTTGCCGCTGAGCTCGGTCCTGGAACAGTACAAGGCAGACACACGGACCATCGTGCGCCTGCGAGAGGAGGTGAGGAATCTCTCCGGCAGCCTTGCCAGCATCCAGGAGGAGATGGGCGCCTACGGCTATGAGGACCTGCAGCAGCGAGTGATGGCCCTGGAGGCCCGGCTCCACGCCTGTGCCCAGAAGCTGG gctgtgGGAAGCTGACCGGGGTCAGTAACCCCATCACCATTCGGGCCATGGGGTCCCGCTTTGGCTCCTGGATGACGGACACGATGGCCCCCAGCGCCGACAGCCGG GTCTGGTACATGGATGGCTATTACAAGGGCCGGCGTGTCCTGGAGTTCCGCACTCTGGGAGACTTCATCAAGGGTCAGAACTTTATCCAGCACCTGCTGCCCCAGCCGTGGGCTGGCACCGGCCACGTGGTGTACAACGGCTCTCTGTTCTACAACAAGTACCAGAGCAACGTGGTGGTCAAGTACCACTTCCGCTCTCGCTCCGTGCTGGTGCAGCGGAGCCTCCCCGGGGCAGGCTACAACAACACCTTCCCCTACTCCTGGGGTGGCTTCTCGGACATGGACTTCATGGTGGACGAGAGCGGGCTCTGGGCCGTGTACACCACCAACCAGAATGCAGGCAACATCGTGGTCAGCCGGCTGGACCCGCACACCCTGGAGGTCGTGCGCTCGTGGGACACCGGCTACCCCAAGCGCAGTGCCGGCGAGGCCTTCATGATCTGCGGCGTGCTCTATGTGACCAACTCCCACCTGGCCGGGGCCAAGGTCTACTTTGCCTACTTCACCAACACGTCCAGTTATGAGTACACGGACGTGCCCTTCCACAACCAGTATTCCCACATCTCCATGCTGGATTACAACCCCCGGGAGCGGGCCCTCTACACCTGGAACAACGGCCACCAGGTGCTCTACAACGTCACCCTCTTCCATGTCATCAGCACCGCCGGGGACCCCTAG